Proteins encoded within one genomic window of Aspergillus nidulans FGSC A4 chromosome VII:
- a CDS encoding LLM class flavin-dependent oxidoreductase (transcript_id=CADANIAT00007850) gives MSTQQQQPDRPRKSLILNAFVEMCSGHQSPGLWVHPEDESHRFNDIDHWIELAQLLESAKFHGIFIADVLGGYDVYKGPRNLEPAITSGAQWPVNEPLAVVPAMAAATKNIGFGVTVTTTYEQPYHLARRLSTVDHLTKGRIGWNIVTGYLDSAARNLGHAEQPQHDDRYAIAEEYIKVAYKLWESSWRSDAVILDKQRRVYTEPSRVREINHVGKYFNVPGPHLCQPSPQRTPVILQAGTSKAGKTFAAQHAEAIFVAGHSPSVVAKNVAEIRELAKSQYGRDPSSIKFLALLCPVLGKTEEEAKEKFAYYRSLGSIDGALALFGGWTGINLDVYGDDEELRSVPSNAIRSAVEGWSKATPEVPKWTKKTVGEHITVGGLGSTPVGTPEQVADEMERWVREADVDGFNLAYAIKPGSFKDIIDLLIPELRRRGLFHEDYAAPRATYRENLYGKPGQSGPPADHPAAKYRWHAGVEGHQIPE, from the exons ATGTCtacacagcagcaacagccggaCCGACCGCGCAAGTCGCTCATTCTCAATGCCTTTGTTGAGATGT GCAGTGGCCACCAATCGCCAGGTCTCTGGGTACACCCCGAAGACGAATCCCATCGCTTTAATGATATCGACCACTGGATCGAGCTCGCGCAGCTGCTTGAGTCCGCGAAGTTCCACGGCATCTTTATTGCTGATGTTCTCG GCGGTTACGACGTCTACAAAGGGCCTCGCAATCTCGAACCGGCCATCACATCCGGGGCGCAGTGGCCCGTGAATGAGCCGTTGGCAGTCGTGCCGGCCATGGCGGCCGCGACAAAGAATATCGGATTTGGGGTAACAGTGACGACGACGTACGAGCAGCCGTATCATCTGGCGAGGCGGTTGTCAACGGTGGACCATTTGACCAAGGGGCG GATCGGATGGAAT ATTGTCACCGGCTATCTTGACTCAGCAGCACGAAACCTCGGTCACGCAGAGCAGCCGCAG CACGATGACCGCTACGCCATTGCAGAAGAATACATTAAAGTCGCCTACAAGCTGTGGGAATCATCCTGGCGGTCCGACGCCGTCATCCTCGACAAGCAGCGCCGCGTATACACAGAGCCCTCGCGCGTACGGGAAATCAACCACGTCGGCAAGTATTTTAACGTCCCCGGTCCTCATCTCTGCCAGCCTTCTCCACAACGTACACCCGTGATCCTGCAAGCGGGAACCTCAAAGGCAGGCAAGACCTTCGCGGCGCAGCACGCGGAAGCGATCTTCGTCGCAGGACACAGCCCGAGCGTCGTCGCAAAGAATGTCGCCGAGATCAGAGAGCTTGCGAAGTCGCAATACGGACGCGATCCGTCCTCGATAAAATTCCTGGCCCTACTCTGCCCGGTTCTGGGAAAgacagaggaggaagcgaaggagaagTTTGCATACTACCGCAGTCTGGGTTCCATTGATGGTGCGCTAGCACTATTCGGCGGGTGGACGGGGATCAACCTCGACGTTtacggcgacgacgaggaaCTGCGATCTGTGCCGAGCAATGCAATCCGGTCTGCCGTCGAAGGCTGGTCGAAAGCGACACCCGAAGTTCCAAaatggacgaagaagaccgTCGGTGAGCACATCACCGTCGGCGGACTCGGCTCCACGCCTGTCGGGACGCCCGAGCAAGTGGCCGACGAGATGGAGAGATGGGTGCGCGAGGCAGACGTTGATGGATTTAATCTG GCCTACGCAATCAAACCCGGCTCGTTCAAAGACATCATCGACCTGCTGATCCCCGAGCTGCGCCGTCGCGGGCTCTTCCACGAGGACTACGCGGCACCTAGGGCCACGTACCGCGAGAATCTCTACGGCAAGCCCGGGCAAAGTGGCCCTCCGGCAGATCATCCGGCAGCAAAGTATCGGTGGCATGCCGGTGTGGAGGGCCATCAGATCCCGGAATAA
- a CDS encoding uncharacterized protein (transcript_id=CADANIAT00007851), which translates to MDPLSITASVAGLATLAYQIIGYLGTVRSGGKDRLNLCREVTYLWMSITSLLEQLSSDAIKDDKIPDSLRPLFDPDGIIKEIKIQLEDLEHTIKSRSTHGKIAQTLAWPFTQKDAEKMIDRIHRLKSTLQDGINQSTHALSQDIYRDGQGIKKVIDESRLKELIEWISPLNFITKQSMIWNEHHKGTCKWFLERDDFREWREGSNTRIFCPGIPGAGKTFLSSIVYNELEALRVRDEGGLKGAAVVMLYCKWDDPLSQDIDNLLASVIKQFVQRYDVGTSDMMELFTKHSKEGTRSSRAQLQSTLELLYSRFTKVFIILDGLDELRSEKEQLPLLMSLAPNGSPYTVNLMVTSRPVPNIVRHFRHWPSLGGSIICDGCNAEGLAVQYHCADCEDYDLCQSCYKAGTRCGYKGHTYHLEFNARTIPIAAVEEDLTTYVHWRTSASETLQQFLEIKEGLMDAILDTVVKNNEGMFLLAKFNMDTLESTLSIKQLMAALKTLPQELDGTYEDAMLRITELKASTRETVMRFLSWVVFAEQPLQEKAIEHALAVSDGDADIDDDNIIRARTLATKCAGLVQLDESDCLRLVHYSAENYFRQHRDRWFPAGNVTIASSCLTYLQFDVFRSGACSGPSEDIDFESRLSKYPFLRYASINWGKHLRVAADDHLSARALALITDAGCLATIAQALWYLEDQQQSNSWSSKNGSALHLATHFDLDILVKDLLSQGYDPNMRDINGVTPLALAVQRDLLDILITLTNAGASVNMPDNGGRSPLHWAIYHNLPDVVRFLLDHKDIDVNMPAARWSHYTPLMLASAYGFDDYVSMLLTKPKIDVNYASPEGATALILAARHGGTGAARLLLANQEIKINYADSSGSTALTVAAENGYYDLVEALLDAGADTEVLQEGSNGTAIMRAIDDGRTSIVQLLVDRGANVHHKDVFDRGLLHSAAVNRRADILRILLKHDPTLDVNMQDVHGKTTLHDIARMGDLETVDVLLEAGGDPTIKDIHGRTPILVAHESHHPAILEMLRAARQRMKAEGQNYKLQRTPSGTTVDSEDYGIKRADTGLSIHGTLPLWSLVVSKQFTELKERLPESSPEDINQVEPDMGQAALHWAVSDSDASIVKLLIDYGADINLRNRYGRTPLSLAVIDGLWDKARLLLEAGADPDIEDQWGWPPLWMAGPRLGILLIENGAKLPPPPTFTGGGTDEGENIEKAAGKVDLENFLRWAAQFGSETALRRLVQAGADVWSKDPSGKTPYMIAKEYGYDELANLLVQLAPMPQVGADGPRPKTDERAEKTATSGMPEDKSEDGTTKVKTDDIEKPKKEEDSVLPDKGMALDGLDSTTLVPASNVNKTKPGYSTLLLGSAHGRDGVGAIVMTIMHDGRRFD; encoded by the exons ATGGACCCGTTGAGCATCACCGCCAGCGTCGCTGGGCTCGCAACGCTCGCCTACCAGATAATCGGCTACTTAGGCACTGTCCGATCAGGTGGAAAGGACCGGCTGAATCTGTGTCGTGAGGTGACATATCTCTGGATGTCGATCACCTCGCTCCTCGAACAGCTCTCCTCCGATGCGATCAAAGACGACAAAATCCCGGACTCGCTCCGCCCGCTCTTTGACCCTGATGGGATCatcaaggagatcaagaTCCAGCTCGAGGATCTGGAGCACACGATCAAATCCCGCAGTACGCATGGGAAAATCGCGCAGACCCTCGCGTGGCCGTTTACGCAAAAGGACGCCGAGAAGATGATTGACCGGATCCATCGCCTCAAGTCGACGTTGCAGGATGGAATCAATCAGTCGACGCATGCGCTCTCGCAAGATATCTACCGCGATGGGCAGGGTATCAAGAAGGTTATTGATGAGTCGAGGTTGAAAGAGCTGATCGAATGGATCTCGCCGCTGAATTTCATCACCAAGCAgagcatgatctggaacGAGCATCATAAAGGCACTTGCAAGTGGTTTCTGGAGCGCGATGATTTCCGCGAGTGGCGCGAGGGCAGCAATACGAGAATATTTTGTCCGGGGATTCCTGGCGCTGGCAAGACCTTCCTCTCGTCGATCGTGTACAACGAGCTCGAGGCGCTGAGGGTGCGCGATGAGGGCGGGCTCAAGGGCGCTGCCGTCGTCATGCTCTACTGCAAATGGGACGATCCGCTGTCGCAGGATATAGACAATCTTTTAGCGAGTGTTATTAAGCAGTTCGTCCAGCGATACGATGTTGGCACAAGCGATATGATGGAGCTGTTCACCAAGCACAGCAAGGAAGGAACAAGATCCTCACGTGCACAGCTACAGTCGACACTTGAACTCCTCTACAGCCGGTTCACAAaagtcttcatcatcctcgatGGACTGGACGAGCTGAGATCGGAGAAGGAGCAACTGCCGTTGCTCATGAGCCTCGCCCCGAACGGCTCGCCTTACACGGTGAATCTGATGGTGACTTCGCGTCCAGTGCCGAATATTGTACGCCATTTCCGGCATTGGCCATCGCTGGGAGGCAGCATAATCTGCGATGGTTGTAACGCTGAGGGTCTCGCTGTGCAGTACCACTGCGCGGATTGTGAGGATTACGACCTCTGCCAGAGTTGCTATAAAGCCGGTACGCGCTGCGGGTATAAGGGACATACGTACCACCTCGAGTTTAACGCTCGCACGATTCCTATTGCCGCCGTGGAGGAGGACCTGACAACGTACGTGCACTGGCGAACGAGCGCTTCCGAAACTTTGCAGCAATTCTTGGAGATCAAGGAAGGGTTGATGGACGCAATCCTAGACACAGTCGTGAAGAACAATGAGGGAATGTTTCTATTGGCCAAGTTCAACATGGACACGCTTGAGTCGACGCTCAGTATAAAGCAACTCATGGCGGCTCTCAAGACGCTGCCGCAGGAGCTCGATGGGACGTACGAAGACGCCATGCTCCGGATCACTGAGCTGAAAGCGTCAACGAGGGAAACGGTCATGCGCTTTCTGAGCTGGGTGGTCTTCGCCGAGCAGCCTCTCCAGGAGAAAGCAATTGAGCATGCGCTCGCAGTCAGCGATGGCGATGCGGACATAGACGACGACAACATCATCCGCGCCAGGACTCTAGCCACCAAGTGTGCAGGCCTGGTACAACTCGACGAGTCGGACTGTCTACGGCTCGTTCACTACTCAGCAGAGAACTACTTCAGACAGCACCGTGATCGGTGGTTCCCGGCAGGGAATGTGACAATCGCATCCTCCTGCCTGACCTACCTGCAGTTCGACGTCTTCCGCTCCGGCGCCTGCTCTGGTCCGTCCGAGGACATCGACTTTGAGAGCCGCCTGAGCAAATATCCCTTCCTCAGATACGCGTCCATTAACTGGGGGAAGCATCTCCGCGTAGCGGCCGACGACCACCTCTCTGCTCGAGCACTGGCCCTTATCACAGATGCAGGCTGCTTAGCCACCATTGCCCAAGCATTATGGTATCTAGAGGATCAGCAACAGTCCAACAGCTGGTCGTCGAAGAACGGCTCTGCCCTTCACCTAGCAACACACTTTGATCTCGATATCCTGGTGAAAGACCTCCTCTCCCAGGGCTACGACCCGAATATGCGCGATATCAATGGCGTCACGCCTCTTGCACTCGCCGTTCAACGAGATTTGTTGGACATATTGATCACTCTCACCAATGCAGGCGCATCGGTGAATATGCCCGACAACGGCGGCCGGTCCCCCCTTCACTGGGCCATCTATCATAACTTGCCTGACGTCGTCAGATTTCTGCTAGATCATAAGGATATTGACGTCAATATGCCCGCCGCGCGCTGGTCACACTACACGCCGCTTATGCTAGCTTCCGCCTATGGGTTTGACGACTATGTGTCTATGTTGCTAACCAAACCCAAAATTGACGTGAACTACGCCAGCCCAGAGGGTGCGACAGCCCTGATCCTCGCCGCGCGACATGGAGGAACAGGAGCCGCCAGGCTCCTTCTTGCGAATCAGGAGATAAAGATAAACTACGCCGACAGCAGCGGCTCGACTGCGCTAACTGTAGCGGCGGAAAATGGTTACTATGATCTGGTCGAAGCCCTTCTTGACGCAGGAGCCGACACAGAGGTGCTGCAAGAAGGAAGCAACGGCACGGCGATCATGCGGGCCATTGATGATGGGCGTACATCCATCGTACAGCTACTGGTAGACAGAGGCGCAAACGTCCATCACAAGGACGTGTTTGACCGCGGCCTCTTACATTCAGCGGCTGTAAACCGGCGAGCTGACATATTGCGGATCTTGCTTAAGCATGATCCGACCCTCGACGTGAATATGCAAGATGTACACGGCAAAACGACATTACACGACATCGCGCGCATGGGGGATCTTGAAACGGTCGATGTGCTCCTTGAGGCTGGTGGTGATCCGACCATTAAAGATATCCACGGGCGCACGCCGATCCTCGTCGCGCACGAGTCGCACCATCCTGCTATTCTGGAAATGCTTCGCGCTGCGAGGCAGCGGATGAAGGCAGAAGGGCAAAACTACAAACTTCAACGAACCCCCAGCGGTACAACAGTCGACAGCGAAGACTACGGCATCAAACGCGCCGACACGGGCCTCTCCATTCATGGAACCCTCCCGCTCTGGTCTCTTGTGGTCTCCAAACAATTCACTGAACTGAAAGAGCGTCTGCCGGAGTCCTCACCCGAGGATATCAATCAGGTTGAGCCGGATATGGGCCAAGCAGCGCTACACTGGGCCGTTTCCGACAGCGATGCCTCCATCGTGAAGCTCCTGATTGACTATGGCGCAGACATCAACCTTCGTAACCGTTACGGGCGGACGCCGCTCTCTCTTGCCGTTATCGACGGTTTGTGGGACAAGGCACGACTCCTCTTAGAGGCCGGCGCAGATCCCGATATCGAAGATCAGTGGGGATGGCCACCTCTCTGGATGGCAGGACCGAGGCTTGGGATTCTGCTTATTGAGAATGGGGCCAAATTGCCGCCCCCACCTACGTTCACAGGCGGAGGAACAGACGAAGGTGAAAatatcgagaaggctgctgggaAGGTGGATCTGGAAAACTTCCTAAGATGGGCGGCACAGTTCGGCTCGGAGACCGCGCTCCGCCGCCTCGTTCAGGCGGGAGCTGATGTCTGGAGTAAGGACCCGAGCGGCAAAACGCCATATATGATCGCGAAAGAGTACGGGTATGACGAGCTGGCAAACCTGCTGGTGCAGCTTGCGCCGATGCCGCAGGTTGGCGCTGATGGGCCCAGGCCGAAAACTGATGAGCGTGCGGAGAAAACTGCCACGAGCGGTATGCCGGAGGACAAATCTGAGGATGGAACTACAAAGGTTAAGACCGATGACATTGAGAAgccaaagaaggaagaagacagcgTTTTGCCGGATAAGGGGATGGCCCTTGATGGGCTGGACTCTACTACCCTCGTACCGGCCTCTAATGTTAACAAGACTAAGCCTGGCTATTCTACCTTATTGCTTGGCTCCGCGCATGGACG CGACGGCGTTGGTGCGATCGTGATGACGATAATGCATGATGGGCGTCGGTTCGATTGA
- a CDS encoding uncharacterized protein (transcript_id=CADANIAT00007852), with translation MSRMAKDNTFQAPESAQTQNTPGLESKMQPASEATKLETSDGIKDYKGSGKLQGKKALITGGDSGIGRSVAALYAKEGADITIVYLPVEEEDAQETKRLVEAEGRQCLLLSGDLRDRGFCKQAVDSHVQKYGHINILVNNASQQFSCPDLAQINLDTVTDVFQTNIIQMFAMTKFSLPHMSKGDSIINNTSVTAFRGTGSMVDYASTKGAIVGFTRSAALQLIPKGIRVNAVAPGSTYTPIQVDTRDAEQMQGWASSKPLGRPGQPSEVATSFVFLASSDASLFYGQILHPYPLGE, from the exons ATGTCGCGCATGGCAAAAGACAATACCTTCCAGGCCCCTGAGAGTGCCCAGACACAAAATACACCGGG CCTGGAAAGCAAAATGCAACCCGCCAGCGAAGCAACCAAGCTCGAGACTTCCGACGGAATTAAAGATTACAAGGGCTCCGGTAAGCTGCAGGGCAAGAAGGCACTCATTACCGGCGGAGA CTCCGGCATTGGCCGCTCCGTCGCAGCCCTGTACGCCAAAGAAGGCGCTGACATAACAATCGTCTACCTccctgttgaagaagaagacgcgCAAGAGACAAAAAGACTCGTTGAGGCCGAAGGACGCCaatgcctgctgctgagcggGGACCTCCGCGACCGGGGGTTCTGCAAGCAGGCCGTCGATTCGCACGTACAGAAATATGGACACATCAACATCCTAGTTAACAATGCCTCGCAGCAATTCAGCTGTCCCGACCTGGCGCAGATAAACCTCGACACCGTCACTGATGTCTTTCAGACAAATATCATCCAGATGTTTGCGATGACGAAGTTTTCCCTCCCGCATATGAGCAAAGGAGATAGTATCATCAATAATACTTCGGTCACAGCGTTCAGAGGGACAGGTAGCATGGTGGATTATGCATCGACCAAGGGGGCGATTGTAGGTTTCACGCGGTCTGCTGCTCTCCAACTTATTCCCAAGGGAATTAGGGTCAACGCGGTTGC TCCTGGCTCAACTTATACGCCTATCCAAGTCGATACGCGCGATGCAGAGCAGATGCAGGGGTGGGCGAGTTCGAAGCCGCTGGGCCGGCCAGGGCAGCCAAGCGAGGTGGCGACCAGCTTTGTCTTTTTGGCCAGTTCGGATGCGTCCCTGTTCT ACGGACAGATCCTGCATCCGTATCCGCTGGGTGAGTGA